The Phoenix dactylifera cultivar Barhee BC4 chromosome 12, palm_55x_up_171113_PBpolish2nd_filt_p, whole genome shotgun sequence genome has a window encoding:
- the LOC103709887 gene encoding tryptophan decarboxylase 1-like has protein sequence MGISQNGDLPLLSIHGFKPLDLDDLREQVHQTMDFIMDYYKKVESFPVLPSVQPGYLRHLLPATPPAEPTTFDAILCDLHRAILPGLTHWASPNFFAYFPATLSSAALAGDLLASAFNPVAFTWLSSPAATELESLVLDWLAHLLRLPSCFLSSSASAATRGGGVLHNTTSEAMLCTLVAARDAALRRSGGFAAAISRLVAYGSDQTHSTFFKACRIAGFDPANVRSVPTRSESDFSLEPARLRAAMAADAAAGLVPAYVCATVGTTSSTAVDPVGPISEVAAEFGAWVHVDAAYAGSACVCPEFRQYLDGVERANSVSFSPHKWLLTCLDCTCLWVRDTRLLTGPLGTDPEYLKNGPSESGSVVDLKDLQVGVGRRFRSLKLWMVIRTYGVANLQAHIRSDVEMARRFEGMVRSDRRFEVVVPRRFALVCFRLMPRGGMVEAQADKENRRLLEMINASGRAYITHTVVGRMYVLRFAVGSTLTEERHVASAWELIKKKADELLGVEVSPVPNI, from the coding sequence ATGGGAATTAGCCAGAACGGTGACCTCCCTCTCCTTTCCATCCACGGTTTCAAGCCGTTGGATCTCGACGATTTAAGAGAACAAGTCCATCAGACCATGGACTTCATCATGGACTACTACAAGAAGGTAGAGTCCTTCCCTGTCCTCCCTTCCGTCCAGCCCGGCTACCTGCGTCACCTCCTCCCGGCCACCCCACCGGCCGAGCCCACCACTTTCGACGCCATCCTCTGCGACCTCCACCGCGCCATCCTCCCCGGCCTGACCCACTGGGCCAGCCCCAACTTCTTTGCGTATTTCCCCGCTACCCTCAGCTCCGCCGCCCTCGCCGGCGATCTCCTCGCCTCTGCCTTCAACCCCGTCGCCTTCACCTGGCTCTCCTCCCCCGCAGCCACCGAGCTCGAGTCCCTCGTCCTCGACTGGCTCGCgcacctcctccgcctcccctccTGCTTTCTCTCCTCCTCAGCCTCCGCGGCCACCCGCGGCGGAGGAGTCCTCCACAACACCACCAGCGAGGCCATGCTCTGTACACTAGTCGCTGCCCGCGACGCCGCCCTCCGCCGATCCGGCGGCTTCGCGGCCGCCATCTCCCGCCTCGTCGCCTACGGCTCCGACCAGACCCACTCCACGTTCTTCAAAGCATGCAGGATCGCCGGGTTCGATCCAGCCAACGTCAGGTCCGTTCCGACCCGGTCCGAGTCGGATTTCTCCCTCGAACCGGCACGCCTCCGCGCTGCCATGGCCGCCGACGCGGCAGCCGGGCTCGTACCCGCCTACGTCTGCGCCACCGTGGGGACTACGTCGTCGACAGCGGTGGACCCGGTGGGGCCCATCTCAGAGGTGGCAGCCGAGTTCGGGGCCTGGGTCCACGTGGACGCGGCGTACGCGGGTAGCGCGTGCGTCTGCCCGGAGTTCCGCCAGTACCTGGACGGCGTCGAGCGGGCAAACTCGGTCAGCTTCAGCCCCCACAAATGGCTCCTCACATGCCTCGACTGCACGTGCCTCTGGGTCCGCGACACGCGCCTTCTCACCGGTCCACTGGGGACCGACCCGGAGTACCTAAAGAACGGTCCAAGCGAGTCCGGGTCGGTTGTGGATCTCAAGGACCTCCAGGTGGGCGTGGGCCGTCGATTCCGTTCTCTGAAGCTGTGGATGGTTATCCGTACCTACGGTGTCGCGAATCTCCAGGCCCACATCCGGAGCGACGTGGAGATGGCCCGGCGGTTCGAGGGGATGGTCCGGTCTGATAGGCGGTTCGAGGTGGTGGTTCCGAGGCGGTTCGCTTTGGTCTGTTTCCGGCTTATGCCACGTGGCGGGATGGTAGAGGCCCAGGCGGACAAAGAGAACCGGAGGCTCTTGGAGATGATCAACGCGAGCGGGAGGGCGTACATCACGCACACGGTGGTGGGCAGGATGTACGTTCTCCGGTTCGCCGTAGGGTCGACGCTCACGGAGGAGCGCCACGTGGCGTCTGCATGGGAGCTGATTAAAAAGAAGGCCGATGAGCTACTGGGTGTTGAAGTCAGCCCAGTTCCCAATATTTAA